A section of the Pseudanabaena mucicola str. Chao 1806 genome encodes:
- a CDS encoding succinate dehydrogenase/fumarate reductase iron-sulfur subunit yields MNITVKLHRQTSRTTEPTYQTFEIETDPNRTTVLDVLIRIQSEQDGSVGFRRNCRNAICGSCAMRINGRSGLACQKHISEVMGEHDTELVIEPMKNLPVIKDLIVDMTKFWDNIHKVDPYVSTASRQISKTEYLQTPAQRAKLQAAANCILCGSCYSECNSAAVSDRFVGPHALAKAYRVMADNRDDRTEERVKKYNDSGFVWDCTRCYNCNEVCPVEVQPLDRISQIKHEILANRDLPESMPQRHRHTLLDLVKEDGWIDESKFAVRLISDDFKDLTALLSIFPVGIRMVLSGKIPYPWQFKKSEGASEAKALIEAITGSISV; encoded by the coding sequence ATGAATATTACCGTCAAGCTTCACCGCCAAACATCACGTACTACCGAACCGACCTATCAAACCTTTGAAATTGAAACCGATCCTAATCGCACTACAGTATTAGACGTATTGATCAGAATTCAAAGTGAACAGGATGGCTCCGTTGGTTTTCGGCGAAACTGTCGCAATGCAATCTGTGGTTCCTGTGCAATGAGAATTAATGGACGTTCGGGCTTAGCTTGTCAAAAACATATAAGTGAAGTGATGGGCGAACATGATACAGAATTAGTAATCGAACCGATGAAAAATCTGCCTGTGATTAAGGACTTAATTGTAGACATGACTAAATTTTGGGATAACATCCATAAAGTTGATCCCTATGTTTCCACCGCATCACGACAAATTAGCAAAACTGAGTATCTACAAACCCCTGCTCAACGCGCTAAGCTCCAAGCTGCCGCTAACTGTATTCTCTGTGGTTCCTGCTATTCCGAATGTAACTCCGCAGCAGTTAGCGATCGCTTTGTTGGCCCCCATGCCCTAGCTAAGGCATATCGCGTCATGGCAGATAATCGTGATGATCGCACTGAAGAACGAGTCAAAAAATATAATGATTCGGGTTTTGTTTGGGACTGCACTCGCTGCTACAACTGCAATGAAGTTTGTCCAGTAGAAGTCCAACCACTAGATCGGATTTCCCAAATCAAGCATGAAATTCTCGCTAATCGCGATTTGCCAGAATCCATGCCACAACGTCATCGTCATACTCTGCTTGATTTAGTTAAAGAAGATGGCTGGATCGATGAAAGTAAATTTGCAGTACGACTGATCAGCGATGATTTCAAAGATTTAACAGCATTGCTAAGTATTTTCCCTGTTGGTATTCGGATGGTGCTAAGCG
- a CDS encoding cation-transporting P-type ATPase yields MLVQPHSRSYHALPEYEIIQGFDSSVETGLTSEDVAHRYAQYGWNELQFKPGKPAWLRFLLQFHQPLLYILLLAGMVKAFLGSWTNATVIWGVTLINAIISYVQEAKAEGAIASLTKAVATETTVLREGQPLRIPSRDLVPGDLILLVSGDKVPADLRLLRVRNMQVDESALTGESIPVDKSIQALPVDTPLAERRNMAYAGSFVTFGQGQGIVVATANATEVGQISQSMEDRVSLSTPLTRKFEKFSQTLLYVILTLATFTFWVGLGQGESWISMFEAAVALAVSAIPEGLPAVVTITLAIGVNRMAKRNAIIRKLPAVEALGSATVICSDKTGTLTENQMTVQSIYAGGYHYHASGGGYSPKGNITPVNSRDQNALVVEEFPPVLIDCLIAGVLCNDSQLKQTGSDWLVVGDPTEGALITVAEKAGLSQVRLAAVKPRLDAIPFESDYQFMATLHDAEPRMIYVKGSVEALLSRCTQMLDAQGQIIDLDAAQIKQEVDSMAGQGLRVLAFAQKAAAIHQHAIDHEDIATDLVFLGLQGMIDPPRPEAIAAVHACQSAGIQVKMITGDHLATARAIAQRMGIQTAAGVVAFTGQQLAEMNAQDMKQATTEGSVFARVAPSQKLQLVEALQANGDIVAMTGDGVNDAPALKQADIGIAMGKGGTEVARESAAMLLTDDNFASIEAAVEEGRTVYQNLRKAIAFLLPVNGGESMTILISALLARELPILSLQVLWLNMINSITMTVPLAFEPKSKGTMQQPPRKPSEPLLTLKLLHRILVVSVFNWILIFGMFEWAKSTTGDVAVARTMAIQALVAARIIYLLSISQLGATIAQYVCGQANAITNAPILIVGIATATVLQILFSQSGVMNALFATAPLTWSQWLICLLPMLPMLPTVLWVNRIDPSNPVPQENY; encoded by the coding sequence ATGCTTGTACAGCCTCACTCACGCTCTTATCATGCACTTCCTGAGTATGAAATCATCCAGGGTTTTGACAGCAGTGTAGAAACTGGGTTAACCTCTGAGGATGTGGCTCATCGCTATGCACAGTATGGCTGGAACGAATTGCAATTTAAGCCGGGAAAACCAGCATGGTTAAGGTTTTTATTGCAATTTCATCAGCCACTCCTTTATATTTTACTATTGGCTGGAATGGTGAAGGCGTTTCTAGGTTCTTGGACTAATGCAACCGTGATCTGGGGGGTTACACTGATCAATGCCATTATTAGCTATGTGCAAGAAGCCAAGGCTGAAGGAGCGATCGCCTCCCTTACCAAAGCTGTCGCCACTGAAACCACCGTATTACGAGAAGGACAACCCCTGAGGATTCCCTCACGAGACCTAGTTCCAGGAGACTTGATTTTGCTGGTATCTGGCGATAAGGTTCCAGCAGATTTACGGTTATTGCGGGTTCGCAACATGCAGGTGGATGAATCAGCCCTAACGGGAGAATCCATTCCAGTTGATAAATCGATCCAAGCCTTGCCTGTAGATACACCACTTGCTGAACGTCGCAACATGGCTTATGCGGGTAGTTTTGTTACTTTTGGTCAAGGACAGGGCATTGTAGTGGCGACTGCCAATGCTACTGAAGTAGGACAGATTTCTCAATCGATGGAAGATCGAGTCAGTTTGAGCACGCCTTTGACCCGTAAGTTTGAGAAATTCAGCCAAACTTTGCTCTATGTCATTTTAACTCTGGCAACCTTCACCTTTTGGGTTGGGCTGGGACAGGGAGAGTCATGGATTAGCATGTTTGAGGCAGCAGTGGCATTGGCAGTTAGTGCTATTCCCGAAGGGTTGCCCGCTGTTGTGACAATTACACTGGCTATCGGGGTAAACCGCATGGCAAAACGTAATGCTATCATTCGTAAATTACCAGCGGTAGAAGCTTTGGGTAGTGCCACGGTGATTTGTTCCGACAAAACTGGGACGCTCACGGAAAACCAGATGACTGTCCAATCGATTTATGCAGGAGGCTACCACTATCATGCGAGTGGTGGTGGGTATAGTCCCAAGGGCAACATTACTCCAGTCAATAGCAGAGATCAAAATGCCTTGGTGGTAGAGGAGTTTCCACCTGTTTTAATAGATTGTTTAATAGCAGGGGTTTTGTGCAATGACTCTCAACTGAAACAAACAGGATCGGATTGGTTGGTGGTGGGCGATCCGACGGAAGGAGCCTTAATTACTGTAGCTGAAAAGGCAGGGTTGAGCCAAGTGAGGCTGGCGGCTGTAAAACCAAGATTGGATGCGATTCCGTTTGAGTCAGACTATCAATTCATGGCAACCTTGCATGATGCCGAGCCTCGGATGATTTATGTCAAAGGGTCGGTGGAAGCATTACTCAGTCGGTGTACCCAGATGCTTGATGCACAGGGACAAATAATCGACCTCGATGCTGCCCAAATTAAACAAGAGGTAGACTCAATGGCAGGTCAGGGCTTACGAGTATTGGCGTTTGCCCAAAAAGCTGCAGCAATACATCAGCATGCGATTGACCATGAAGATATTGCAACCGATTTAGTCTTTCTAGGATTACAGGGCATGATCGATCCGCCTCGACCAGAGGCAATTGCTGCGGTTCATGCCTGTCAGTCAGCGGGTATTCAGGTCAAGATGATTACAGGTGATCATCTTGCCACAGCCCGAGCGATCGCTCAGCGGATGGGGATTCAAACTGCTGCTGGGGTGGTGGCATTTACAGGGCAACAATTAGCCGAAATGAATGCTCAAGACATGAAGCAGGCAACGACGGAAGGTTCAGTCTTTGCTAGGGTTGCTCCATCGCAAAAGCTACAACTAGTCGAGGCACTCCAAGCCAATGGCGACATTGTGGCAATGACGGGCGATGGGGTGAATGATGCCCCTGCGCTCAAACAAGCAGATATTGGTATTGCAATGGGCAAGGGTGGTACGGAAGTGGCACGGGAATCGGCTGCAATGTTGTTGACCGATGATAATTTTGCTTCTATCGAAGCCGCTGTCGAAGAAGGGCGAACTGTTTATCAAAATTTGCGGAAAGCGATCGCCTTTCTGCTACCTGTCAACGGTGGAGAATCCATGACGATTTTGATCAGTGCTCTGTTGGCACGTGAGTTACCAATTTTATCCCTGCAAGTTCTCTGGCTGAATATGATCAACTCCATCACAATGACGGTTCCTCTCGCCTTTGAGCCTAAATCTAAGGGAACGATGCAACAGCCTCCCCGCAAACCCAGTGAACCATTGCTAACCCTCAAACTGCTCCACCGCATTCTGGTGGTGTCGGTCTTCAATTGGATTTTAATTTTCGGGATGTTTGAATGGGCGAAGTCCACGACGGGAGATGTTGCAGTGGCGCGGACAATGGCGATTCAAGCCCTAGTTGCAGCTCGAATTATCTACTTACTGAGCATTAGCCAATTGGGTGCAACTATTGCCCAATATGTTTGTGGGCAAGCCAATGCGATTACCAATGCCCCTATCCTTATAGTAGGAATTGCTACTGCAACAGTTCTACAAATCCTGTTTAGTCAATCGGGTGTGATGAATGCCTTATTTGCCACGGCTCCGCTGACTTGGTCTCAATGGCTGATTTGCTTGCTCCCCATGCTGCCTATGCTCCCAACAGTACTTTGGGTTAATCGGATTGATCCTTCCAATCCAGTACCACAAGAAAATTATTAG